In one window of Myxococcales bacterium DNA:
- a CDS encoding protein kinase has translation MLEVVPEELAPGLVAAGRFRLERRIGGGGMGEVWAATQLVTGKSVALKFLKPSRAGDARSHARMALEARAACAIRHPNVAEIHDVAELDSGLPFLVMDLLHGETLAAKLEREKVLRPEEAARLMLPVVSAVQSLHAAGVVHRDLKPENVFLSQEGEGDGVRVRVLDFGVAKLVNAAHLEGEAPLTATGDVTGTSLYMAPEQLFAETDLDGRADVWALGVMLYEMLAGQRPTQRGSVGQVLKAITTDELIPLSRAAPATPAPLARLVMRMLARDRSERPELGAVAEVLGAVGASSTARSRRWPWVAVASAPLLALAWGVSRGSAPGVALEHHVRSVASAEEPRSVVPTISVAPTQPEVPMAPSAATPRPSVAISSAAPVRNRPSLASPPVPLDGGPMPKGSSSGIILTHDRK, from the coding sequence ATGTTGGAAGTCGTGCCCGAAGAGCTCGCGCCGGGCCTCGTGGCGGCGGGCCGATTTCGCCTCGAAAGGCGCATCGGCGGCGGCGGGATGGGGGAGGTTTGGGCGGCGACCCAGCTCGTCACGGGCAAGAGCGTGGCCCTCAAGTTCCTCAAGCCCTCGCGCGCCGGCGACGCGCGGAGCCACGCTCGCATGGCCCTCGAAGCGCGCGCCGCGTGCGCCATTCGTCACCCAAACGTCGCCGAGATCCACGACGTCGCAGAGCTCGACAGCGGCTTGCCGTTTCTCGTCATGGACCTCCTTCATGGCGAGACGCTCGCCGCCAAGCTCGAACGCGAGAAGGTCCTTCGGCCGGAAGAAGCGGCGCGCTTGATGCTGCCGGTTGTCAGCGCCGTTCAGTCGCTCCACGCGGCGGGCGTCGTGCACCGGGATCTGAAGCCCGAAAACGTGTTCCTGTCGCAGGAAGGAGAGGGGGATGGCGTTCGGGTGCGCGTCCTCGACTTCGGCGTCGCCAAGCTCGTCAACGCGGCGCACCTCGAGGGCGAGGCGCCGCTGACGGCCACCGGAGACGTGACCGGGACCTCGCTGTACATGGCGCCAGAGCAGCTCTTCGCCGAGACCGATCTCGATGGCCGCGCCGACGTCTGGGCCCTCGGGGTCATGCTCTACGAAATGCTCGCAGGACAGCGCCCCACGCAGCGCGGCTCCGTGGGGCAGGTGCTCAAGGCCATCACGACCGACGAACTCATTCCGCTGTCGCGCGCGGCGCCGGCGACCCCCGCGCCGCTGGCTCGCCTTGTCATGCGCATGCTGGCGCGCGACCGGAGCGAGCGGCCCGAGCTCGGCGCCGTGGCGGAGGTCCTTGGCGCTGTCGGCGCATCGTCCACCGCCCGTTCGCGTCGGTGGCCTTGGGTCGCGGTCGCGTCGGCGCCGTTGCTCGCCCTTGCTTGGGGGGTGAGCCGAGGCTCGGCCCCGGGGGTCGCTCTGGAGCATCACGTTCGCAGCGTGGCGAGCGCGGAGGAGCCGCGGTCCGTGGTCCCGACGATCAGCGTCGCGCCCACGCAGCCCGAGGTCCCAATGGCCCCGTCGGCTGCGACGCCACGCCCGTCTGTTGCGATCAGCTCCGCCGCCCCCGTTCGGAACCGCCCGTCGCTCGCGTCGCCGCCCGTGCCGCTCGACGGAGGGCCTATGCCGAAGGGGAGCTCGTCTGGCATCATCCTCACGCATGATCGCAAGTAG